In Amyelois transitella isolate CPQ chromosome 13, ilAmyTran1.1, whole genome shotgun sequence, a genomic segment contains:
- the LOC132902389 gene encoding uncharacterized protein LOC132902389: protein MTLGSVLIIAMFITSSEGGRWEDDPLVFIANPIESQMPSHWVPMSLVKLILTGTTTERVKIKMLKKKLPLPSTTTTTTTTTTTTPAPAPTTTKAVPPPPDPPAPPPTEPSTEPPTEPPTEPPTEPPTEPPTEPPTEPSTEPPPPPPPPPEPEPEPEPEPEPEPEPEPEPDPTTKKKRKPKDSHDNMARSGSTAPIKISKSTSSFSPEKK, encoded by the exons a TGACCTTAGGGTCAGTACTCATCATCGCCATGTTCATTACTTCATCAGAAGGGGGAAGATGGGAAGACGACCCACTTGTTTTCATAGCGAATCCAATCGAATCCCAAATGCCGAGCCACTGGGTCCCTATGAGCCTCGTCAAGCTCATCCTTACAGGCACAACCACAGAAagggttaaaataaaaatgctgaAAAAGAAACTTCCACTACCATCCACTACTACCACTACAACTACTACAACAACCACCACTCCAGCACCGGCGCCAACAACCACCAAAGCGGTACCACCACCGCCTGATCCTCCAGCACCTCCCCCGACAGAACCATCTACAGAACCACCTACAGAACCACCAACAGAACCACCAACAGAACCACCAACAGAGCCACCAACAGAACCACCGACGGAACCATCAACAGAACCTCCACCTCCACCTCCACCTCCACCAGAACCGGAACCGGAACCGGAACCTGAACCAGAACCTGAGCCAGAACCAGAACCGGAACCGGACCCTACAACGAAGAAGAAAAGGAAACCTAAAGACAGCCATGATAACATGGCTCGCTCTGGATCAACTGCTcctattaaaatatcaaaatcaacTTCATCTTTCTCACCTGAGAAAAAGTAA
- the LOC106129225 gene encoding protein TsetseEP-like yields MANNAETKKLPSPSTITSTTTTTTTTTTTTTPAPTTVPLGPPRTEPSTELPTEPPSPPPTETAPKPDPEPEAEPDPEPEPEPESEPEPEADPTTKKRRKPKDSHDNIARSGSTALLKSQNPLHLSHLIKSFTLGIALSSQLSTTHNTETVIN; encoded by the exons ATGGCAAACAACGCTGAAACAAAA aaacttccATCACCATCTACTATTACTAGCACAACTACAACAACTACCACCACTACAACAACAACCACCCCAGCACCAACAACTGTTCCTCTAGGGCCTCCACGAACAGAACCATCCACAGAACTACCTACTGAGCCTCCCTCTCCTCCCCCAACAGAAACTGCACCGAAACCGGATCCAGAGCCTGAAGCAGAACCTGATCCAGAACCAGAACCAGAACCAGAATCGGAACCAGAACCAGAAGCGGACCCTACAACGAAGAAGAGAAGAAAACCTAAAGACAGCCATGATAACATAGCACGCTCTGGATCAACAGCTCTATTAAAATCCCAAAATCCACTTCATCTTTCTCATTTGATTAAGTCATTTACGCTTGGGATAGCTTTATCATCTCAACTATCAACTACACATAATACAGAAACTGTGATCAACTAA